From the genome of Gracilinanus agilis isolate LMUSP501 chromosome 2, AgileGrace, whole genome shotgun sequence, one region includes:
- the TSHZ2 gene encoding teashirt homolog 2: MPRRKQQAPKRAAGYVQEEELKEEEEIKEEEEDDEDSNSVVQLQGSNDPGTDEELDTGTDQKGSFSYQNSPVSHLSNQDAENESLLSDASDQVADIKSICCRDAQDKKAPAHPKLQSETHNCMDKMTAVYANILSDSYWTGLGLGLKLSSSERRGCDTRNGGNKSDFDWHQDALSKSLQQNLPSRPVSKPNLFSSVQLYRQSSKMCGTVFTGASRFRCRQCSAAYDTLVELTVHMNETGHYQDDNRKKDKHRPTSYSKPRKRAFQDMDKEDAQKVLKCMFCGDSFDSLQDLSVHMIKTKHYQKVPLKEPVPTISSKMVNPAKKRVFDVNRPCSPDSTTGSFAETFSSQKNANLQLSSNNRYGYQNGASYTWQFEACKSQILKCMECGSSHDTLQQLTTHMMVTGHFLKVTSSASKKGKQLVLDPLAVEKMQSLSEAPGSDAPTSKPSSNATSDSGAAPPVELKKESKKEKPEETGKDEKAGKGEDYEDALQKPLDPTMKYQYLREEDLEDGSKGGGDILKSLENTVTTAINKAQNGAPSWSAYPSIHAAYQLSEGTKSSLPMGSQVLQIRPTITNKLRPIAPKWKVMPLVSVPANLAQCTQVKKEAEDKDEAHKEYAKDSPAADASSLGHGEGDALPKSETPSDSRKTEPPPAPREEDRVKENSAREKPQPMESTASLSNGCAAASHAPALPCINPLSALQSVLNNHLGKATEPLRSPSSSSPSSSTISMFHKPNLSILEKPVLSPAPSRPASVSRRYVFENNDQPIDLTKSKSKKAESAQAQSCTSPPQKHALSDIADMVKVLPKATTPKPTTTTASSRVPSMKLEMEVRRFEDVSTEVSTLHKRKGRQSNWNPQHLLILQAQFASSLFQTSEGKYLLSDLGPQERMQISKFTGLSMTTISHWLANVKYQLRKTGGTKFLKNMDKGHPIFYCSDCASQFRTPSTYISHLESHLGFQMKDMNRLAVEQQTKVEQEISRVSVQRSPETIAPEEDTDSKFKCKLCCRTFASKHAVKLHLSKTHSKSPEHHSQFVADVDEE; the protein is encoded by the coding sequence GTTATGTTCAAGAGGAAGAattgaaggaggaggaagaaatcaaagaggaagaggaagatgatgaGGACAGCAATTCCGTAGTTCAACTTCAGGGCAGCAACGACCCAGGCACAGATGAAGAGCTAGACACGGGCACCGACCAGAAAGGGAGCTTTAGCTACCAGAACTCTCCAGTCAGTCATTTATCCAATCAGGATGCCGAAAACGAATCCCTTTTAAGCGATGCCAGTGACCAGGTGGCAGACATTAAAAGCATATGCTGTCGAGATGCCCAGGACAAGAAAGCTCCCGCCCACCCCAAGCTCCAGAGCGAAACGCACAACTGCATGGATAAGATGACCGCCGTCTATGCCAACATCCTGTCCGACTCCTATTGGACCGGCCTCGGGCTCGGCCTCAAGTTGTCGAGCAGCGAGCGGAGGGGTTGCGACACGCGCAACGGAGGGAACAAAAGTGACTTTGATTGGCACCAAGATGCTTTATCCAAAAGCTTGCAGCAGAATTTGCCTTCCAGGCCCGTCTCCAAGCCCAATCTCTTCAGCTCCGTGCAGCTGTACCGGCAGAGCAGTAAGATGTGCGGCACCGTGTTCACAGGCGCCAGCCGGTTCCGGTGTCGGCAGTGCAGCGCCGCCTACGATACCTTGGTCGAGCTCACCGTGCACATGAACGAGACCGGTCACTACCAAGACGACAACCGCAAGAAGGACAAGCACAGACCTACCAGCTACTCAAAGCCCCGGAAAAGGGCTTTTCAGGACATGGACAAGGAAGATGCACAAAAAGTTCTCAAGTGTATGTTTTGTGGTGATTCCTTTGATTCCCTGCAAGATTTGAGTGTTcacatgataaaaacaaaacattaccaAAAAGTGCCTTTGAAGGAGCCAGTACCAACCATTTCTTCAAAAATGGTCAATCCGGCAAAGAAACGCGTTTTCGACGTCAACCGGCCCTGCTCCCCGGATTCTACCACCGGATCGTTCGCAGAAACGTTTTCCTCTCAGAAGAACGCCAACCTGCAGCTGTCCTCGAACAACCGCTACGGCTACCAAAATGGCGCCAGCTACACGTGGCAGTTCGAGGCGTGCAAGTCTCAGATCCTGAAGTGCATGGAATGCGGGAGCTCCCACGACACGTTGCAGCAGCTCACCACTCACATGATGGTCACGGGCCACTTTCTCAAAGTCACCAGCTCCGCCTCCAAGAAGGGAAAGCAGCTGGTGCTGGATCCGCTGGCGGTGGAGAAGATGCAGTCGCTGTCAGAGGCGCCGGGAAGCGATGCGCCGACTTCCAAACCCTCCAGTAACGCGACTTCGGACAGCGGCGCGGCACCTCCCGTGGAGCTcaagaaagagagcaaaaaagaaaaaccgGAGGAGACCGGCAAAGACGAGAAAGCGGGGAAAGGGGAGGACTACGAAGATGCTCTTCAGAAGCCACTGGATCCCACAATGAAATACCAATATCTTAGGGAAGAAGACTTGGAAGATGGCTCAAAGGGCGGGGGAGACATTTTAAAGTCTTTGGAAAATACAGTGACCACAGCCATCAACAAAGCCCAAAACGGGGCTCCCAGTTGGAGCGCGTACCCCAGCATCCACGCGGCGTACCAGCTGTCGGAGGGCACAAAGTCGTCTTTGCCTATGGGCTCCCAGGTCCTCCAGATCCGACCCACCATCACCAATAAGCTAAGGCCAATCGCTCCCAAGTGGAAGGTCATGCCCCTCGTGTCTGTCCCCGCAAACCTAGCCCAGTGCACCCAAGTGAAGAAGGAGGCGGAGGACAAGGACGAAGCGCACAAGGAGTACGCCAAGGACAGTCCTGCCGCCGATGCCTCCTCCCTGGGCCACGGCGAGGGCGACGCTCTCCCCAAGAGCGAGACCCCTTCCGACTCCAGAAAGACCGAGCCTCCTCCCGCCCCGAGAGAGGAGGACAGAGTGAAAGAGAACAGCGCCAGAGAGAAGCCCCAACCCATGGAATCGACGGCTTCTCTCAGCAACGGCTGCGCCGCCGCCAGCCACGCGCCGGCACTGCCCTGTATCAACCCGCTCAGCGCCCTCCAGTCTGTGTTGAATAACCACCTGGGCAAGGCCACCGAACCCCTGCGTTCTCCGTCCAGCTCCAGTCCCAGCTCAAGCACAATTTCTATGTTTCATAAACCGAATCTCAGCATCCTCGAGAAGCCGGTTTTGTCTCCGGCCCCCTCCAGGCCGGCAAGCGTGTCCAGGCGCTACGTGTTCGAAAACAACGATCAGCCCATCGACCTGACCAAATCAAAAAGCAAGAAGGCAGAGTCGGCCCAAGCACAATCCTGTACTTCCCCGCCGCAGAAGCACGCTCTGTCTGACATCGCCGACATGGTCAAAGTTCTCCCCAAAGCTACCACACCAaaacccaccaccaccaccgcctCGTCTCGCGTCCCTTCCATGAAGCTAGAGATGGAGGTCCGGCGCTTCGAAGACGTCTCCACGGAAGTGTCCACCCTGCATAAAAGGAAGGGCAGGCAGTCCAACTGGAACCCCCAACATCTCCTCATCCTGCAGGCTCAGTTTGCTTCGAGCCTCTTTCAGACATCGGAAGGGAAATATCTCTTATCGGATTTGGGTCCCCAAGAACGCATGCAGATTTCCAAGTTTACTGGACTCTCTATGACCACCATTAGCCACTGGCTGGCAAATGTCAAATATCAACTTAGGAAAACTGGAGGgacaaaatttttgaaaaatatggaCAAAGGACATCCCATCTTCTATTGTAGTGACTGTGCGTCTCAGTTTAGAACCCCCTCTACCTACATCAGCCACTTAGAGTCCCATTTAGGCTTCCAAATGAAGGACATGAACCGACTGGCGGTGGAACAGCAGACGAAGGTCGAGCAAGAGATCTCCAGGGTTTCGGTTCAGAGGTCGCCGGAGACGATAGCTCCGGAAGAGGACACGGACTCTAAATTCAAGTGTAAGTTGTGTTGTCGGACCTTTGCGAGCAAACATGCAGTAAAACTTCACCTAAGCAAAACGCACAGCAAGTCACCCGAACACCACTCACAGTTTGTAGCAGACGTGGATGAAGAATAG